A window from Acropora palmata chromosome 14, jaAcrPala1.3, whole genome shotgun sequence encodes these proteins:
- the LOC141866604 gene encoding uncharacterized protein LOC141866604, which translates to MEKEGLTRCLEFLERDGQLIDLLATDRHVQVAAMMKREKVHIKHRFDPWHLAKSVRKDLVAASKKRECTELASWTASVVNHLWWCAATSHGDQLLCQEKWKSIIHHVAGIHEWPDFQLFSACGHDELTNQQRRNKEWLPIGSPSHNALKEVAWKPKLLKDICLLADFVQTGCLEVFHGSMAKKYVNKSQHYSYSGMVSRTQLAVIDHNCNVGRGVATTASGDRQYKCVYPKLQKQWVAKPIYEEKTYQFVHDLLRDTILLKEGEIEVPALERPNLPKNIAPNPVETKKTSLKGMCPDFNKFLNEFLQITVSCYIVLDKQSLILTVIVIILGRKNRQITTATQQV; encoded by the exons ATGGAGAAGGAGGGGCTGACAAGGTGCCTTGAATTCTTGGAAAGAGATGGTCAACTGATCGATTTGCTTGCAACAGACAG ACATGTTCAAGTTGCCGCAATGATGAAGCGAGAAAAGGTCCACATCAAGCACAGATTCGATCCCTGGCACTTGGCAAAGTCTGTGCGCAAAGATCTTGTTGCTGCGTCCAAGAAACGCGAATGTACAGAATTAGCCTCGTGGACCGCATCTGTAGTTAATCACCTGTGGTGGTGTGCGGCGACTTCTCATGGAGATCAACTGCTTTGCCAGGAGAAATGGAAGTCAATCATTCACCATGTGGCCGGCATACACGAATGGCCtgattttcaattattttctgcCTGCGGACATGATGAACTTACTAATCAGCAGAGGAGAAACAAGGAATGGCTTCCAATTGGATCTCCTTCTCACAACGCCTTAAAAGAAGTGGCATGGAAACCTAAACTCCTGAAGGATATCTGTCTCCTAGCTGATTTTGTTCAAACTGGATGTCTTGAAGTCTTCCATGGCTCCATGGCAAAGAAATACGTAAATAAGTCACAGCATTATTCTTACAGTGGGATGGTTAGCAGAACGCAGCTTGCTGTCATTGatcacaactgcaatgtgGGGAGAGGGGTCGCTACTACTGCCTCAGGAGACCGGCAATACAAGTGTGTTTATCCAAAGCTACAGAAACAGTGGGTTGCGAAGCCTATATATGAAGAGAAGACGTATCAGTTTGTCCACGATCTTCTGAGAGATACCATTTTACTGAAAGAGGGTGAGATTGAAGTTCCCGCCCTTGAAAGGCCAAACCTTCCAAAAAATATTGCACCAAATCCCGTGGAAACAAAGAAGACATCATTGAAAGGCATGTGTCCagatttcaataaatttttgaatgaatttttacAAATTACAGTGTCATGTTACATTGTACTAGATAAACAGTCCTTAATCTTAACAGTGATTGTGATAATATTAGGCCGTAAAAACAGGCAgataacaacagcaacacaACAGGTTTAA